One Triticum dicoccoides isolate Atlit2015 ecotype Zavitan chromosome 3B, WEW_v2.0, whole genome shotgun sequence genomic window, AGCCATCGGTGCATTGTAGTACTGTGCCTACTGTGGAAAGTAACATATATCTGTAATAACAACAGATGTAGGAAAGATTtgctgcaacctatttaatggaaaGTTCCAACAAAATATTAAATAGATCGGTCAAGTCACAAACCTGCAGTCTCACAGGTGCAACACCAAGAACTCAAGATGCTGGAGCTCCATCCAGCTATGCTCATTTGTTTTCTGGAGCCAATAAGTAACTGCTACCCACAATGAATAAAAATGATGAAACATGGCAGGATGCTGCTAAGTAGTTTTCTTTGCAATCTAACCGAATAAAGATTATAAACAGGGTAGCATTATCCATGTCACACAAAATAGTACAGTGTGGCATGCAGCCCAATGCGGCAGTTCTGAAATGTTAGTTCACAAGAAAGACAGCAGAGTGGTTATTAACAATCACATCTGAAACACTGGCAGATATATAATTCAACATATAACTGCCCATTGATTTATACTGGACAAAATCAGACCTTCGGCATATCCTGGCAATCGGACATACTGAACACACTATCCTGCAAAGCGCAACTTAAAAATGGTCATAGTGAGGCATCAAAAAATGAATGTGCAAAacagtattattatatttcttcatGGTTACCTAAATGGTTCAGAGGACCGTGTGGAGTTCAGAAGTAGAAAAATATGATCAGGATACAAAGTTGTCTTTTGTGCTCCTACAAGACTAATAACctgaaaaagaacgaagaatatATATCTGTCAATAACATGAACACACAGGACTAAGGACAATAGAGATTTACATTAAACACATATAATCATGAGTGAAATACTTTGCATGAATAAAGTTCAATCAAGTTTATAGCTCACTGTGCATCGTGCAATGATACCATTCATCAAGTTCCAAAGCACAAAAGTTGCCAAAGCAACATAAACATCAAGCTTCATACGAAAAAACTGACCAGCTGAATGCATAAATAAGAGATCGGAAAACTGCAGCTGTGCCACCTAGTTGTGGCACCACATCAAATTCGTCAAATAAGCAACATCTGCAAATTTTTAGACAGGAAATTAAGATTAGAACAGATAAAATAAATTTGTATAATGAGAACTAAAAACTCACAGAATACAAATGTGTTAAAATGAATGCAAAAGCTGAAGCACCTGAGCATACATGAGTTCTAGTTGCTCCCTGAATCTTCACTGGTACCGCTTCCCACATCAAGAATGAGACCTCGTGGTAACTTCACAAGCCATCTTGGTATCCACAACTAGATATGAAATTTTGCGAGTCCTCAGAGGCTTACAACCATAGTGAAAATTACTTCTCTGAAAGAAATAAACTAGAAACGAACCTGAACAAAGTGTTTTCATCACAGGTAATTAGGCTCCCTTGAGTCGGAATGCAGGGTGAAACCAATAGTCCTTAAAGCTGTGCTGATGCAGTGATGCTAGAACTGCAGAAAATAAAGTGGTCAGAATCAAAATCGCAAATAAATATGACCAAGCATATCAAATTCTTTACCTCGGTAACCAAGCATCTACCCAAGTCCTGGATTGGCCAGAAGATGACATCAGGGCCTCATTCTTAAGCAGAGCATTTTGGTTCAAAAGGGTTTTGAGTCATCAAGTAAACATTTCAGCTGAAATAAGCATATCATACTCCTCAATGTCATCATCTTTCTTCATCATTCCAGTAAGATCATCAAGCTTTTCATAGATGCTAAGAGAGTCGGGGTGTTTCTTGTCTTGTACAAGAAATAAGCTTGTCTTGTTCCCTACTGTGACCCAACTACATCCCGGAAATTTTGTTACTCCATTTCCTCGCATTGCTTCTCTGGCTATCTTAGCTTCACCCCAGTTACCAGCTGCAGCATGTAAGCCTGAAACCAACACATATGTAGACGAGTTTTCTGGTTCCAACTCGGTAAGTTTTTTTGCtgcaactttccccctttcttcatCATTGTGCATTCTGCATCCTGCAAGGTATGTCGCCCAGATCACACCATCAGGTCTGAAAGGCAACTGGTTAATAACTTCTTCAGCCTCTTCAAGATGACCACCTCGTCCAAGGAGATCAATAAAACACGCATAATGATCTACTCTAGGCTTTAATCCATAGACTTTGTTCATAGAATCAAAGTAATGCCGACCCACAGAAATTAAGCCAGCATGAGCACAAGCGATTAGGACACCAAGGAATGTAACGTCATCAGGCTTTAGTTGTGACTTCTGCATtttctgaaaaagcagaagtgctTCGTCAGCATAACCATTCTTTGCAAATCCAACAATCATGGAGTTCCATAACGTGATGCTTTGCTTGTTTTCCAATTGTTTGAAGGCTTCAAAGGATGAGGTGATATCCCCACACTTGGAGTACATGTCTATGAGGGCACTAGTTGAAGTTTCATAAGAATTAAATCCAGATTTAATGATGAGCCCATGTATCTCTTTCCCGTCGTTAAGAGCTGTCATTTCTGAACAAGCTTTGAGAATACTAGCGAAGGTCGCCTCATCTGAGTGAACATCATAACTGCGCATTCTCCAAAATGATACCAATGATTGCAAACTGTAACCATTTTGAGCATACCCTGAAATGATAGCTGTCCACTCAAGCAGGCTTTTGTGATCTGGCATCTCTGTCAAGAGTTTGTCGGCATCCTCAGGCATTTTGGACTTCAAATATATCCGGATCAGTAAAACACCAAGGGAAGAATCATCAGTCAGAAGACCAGACTTCATTGTGTAACAATGAGCTTGTTTGCCAACAATTGAACTGAGAAGTCCAGTACAACCAGAAAGAATGCTTGAAAATGTAAAGCTGGAGGGCTTTAAACGATCTCTAAGAACCTGCTGAAACAACTGTATAGCTTCATCATCTCTATCGTTCTGCACAAGACACGCAATCAGAGCATTTATTGGGACTATACTACTTGCATCTACCTGTGCCAAAACCTTCCTACAAGATTCCACATCTCCATGCTTAGAATATAAATCAATCAGAGAGCTACCAACAGCATGATTAGAGCAGATACTATACTTCATTGCTAGGCAGTGGATTTGCTTTCCAGTCTCAGTAGCTCGAATATTGGAACAT contains:
- the LOC119274852 gene encoding pentatricopeptide repeat-containing protein At3g09040, mitochondrial-like isoform X2; protein product: MTMVRANPATAVLDSYKHIKRLAGGRPDQFDLAAVLSACAWLDILACGTQVHCDAVKSGFFSGAFCATALVNMYARCGRVGDARRVFGGIACPDTVCWTSMISGYHRAGRYGEALSLFSRMLKMGSSPDQVTCVTVISILASLGRLDDARALLKRMPAPSMVAWNAVISSYAQQSGIKHEVFGLYKDMKRQGLWPSRSTFASMLSAAANMKASVEGRQFHASSVRHGLDANVFVGSSLINLYAKCGCISEAKSVFDFSRERNIVMWNAMLNGLVRNELQEEAIQMFWYMTRLGLEADEFTFVSVLGACAYLDSHCLGRQVQCVTIKNGMAASLLVANATLDMHSKFGATDDAKTLFNLIPYKDSVSWNALIVGLAHNGEEEAAIGMLGLMNADGITLDEVSFATVVNACSNIRATETGKQIHCLAMKYSICSNHAVGSSLIDLYSKHGDVESCRKVLAQVDASSIVPINALIACLVQNDRDDEAIQLFQQVLRDRLKPSSFTFSSILSGCTGLLSSIVGKQAHCYTMKSGLLTDDSSLGVLLIRIYLKSKMPEDADKLLTEMPDHKSLLEWTAIISGYAQNGYSLQSLVSFWRMRSYDVHSDEATFASILKACSEMTALNDGKEIHGLIIKSGFNSYETSTSALIDMYSKCGDITSSFEAFKQLENKQSITLWNSMIVGFAKNGYADEALLLFQKMQKSQLKPDDVTFLGVLIACAHAGLISVGRHYFDSMNKVYGLKPRVDHYACFIDLLGRGGHLEEAEEVINQLPFRPDGVIWATYLAGCRMHNDEERGKVAAKKLTELEPENSSTYVLVSGLHAAAGNWGEAKIAREAMRGNGVTKFPGCSWVTVGNKTSLFLVQDKKHPDSLSIYEKLDDLTGMMKKDDDIEEYDMLISAEMFT
- the LOC119274852 gene encoding pentatricopeptide repeat-containing protein At3g09040, mitochondrial-like isoform X1, giving the protein MALQLSHSTRLTASLPQVLPQAAFCQATAEPNTASIDWARSGGLMTMVRANPATAVLDSYKHIKRLAGGRPDQFDLAAVLSACAWLDILACGTQVHCDAVKSGFFSGAFCATALVNMYARCGRVGDARRVFGGIACPDTVCWTSMISGYHRAGRYGEALSLFSRMLKMGSSPDQVTCVTVISILASLGRLDDARALLKRMPAPSMVAWNAVISSYAQQSGIKHEVFGLYKDMKRQGLWPSRSTFASMLSAAANMKASVEGRQFHASSVRHGLDANVFVGSSLINLYAKCGCISEAKSVFDFSRERNIVMWNAMLNGLVRNELQEEAIQMFWYMTRLGLEADEFTFVSVLGACAYLDSHCLGRQVQCVTIKNGMAASLLVANATLDMHSKFGATDDAKTLFNLIPYKDSVSWNALIVGLAHNGEEEAAIGMLGLMNADGITLDEVSFATVVNACSNIRATETGKQIHCLAMKYSICSNHAVGSSLIDLYSKHGDVESCRKVLAQVDASSIVPINALIACLVQNDRDDEAIQLFQQVLRDRLKPSSFTFSSILSGCTGLLSSIVGKQAHCYTMKSGLLTDDSSLGVLLIRIYLKSKMPEDADKLLTEMPDHKSLLEWTAIISGYAQNGYSLQSLVSFWRMRSYDVHSDEATFASILKACSEMTALNDGKEIHGLIIKSGFNSYETSTSALIDMYSKCGDITSSFEAFKQLENKQSITLWNSMIVGFAKNGYADEALLLFQKMQKSQLKPDDVTFLGVLIACAHAGLISVGRHYFDSMNKVYGLKPRVDHYACFIDLLGRGGHLEEAEEVINQLPFRPDGVIWATYLAGCRMHNDEERGKVAAKKLTELEPENSSTYVLVSGLHAAAGNWGEAKIAREAMRGNGVTKFPGCSWVTVGNKTSLFLVQDKKHPDSLSIYEKLDDLTGMMKKDDDIEEYDMLISAEMFT